One Pseudomonas brassicacearum genomic region harbors:
- the purN gene encoding phosphoribosylglycinamide formyltransferase encodes MSATCDVVVLLSGTGSNLQALIDSTRTGDSPVRIRAVISNRADAYGLQRAREAGIDTRVLDHKAFEGREAFDAALMEQIDTFNPQLVVLAGFMRILSAGFVRHYQGRLFNIHPSLLPKYKGLHTHQRALEAGDTEHGCSVHFVTEELDGGPLVVQAVIPVELHDTPHSLAQRVHAREHQIYPMAVRWFAEGRLTLDDRGASLDGQLLAASGHLIRY; translated from the coding sequence ATGTCCGCAACCTGTGACGTGGTGGTGCTGCTGTCCGGCACCGGCAGTAACTTGCAGGCGTTGATCGACAGTACGCGGACCGGCGACAGCCCGGTCCGTATCCGCGCGGTGATTTCCAACCGCGCCGATGCCTACGGCCTGCAACGTGCCCGGGAGGCGGGTATCGACACCCGCGTCCTGGATCACAAGGCGTTCGAGGGCCGCGAAGCCTTCGATGCCGCGCTGATGGAACAGATCGATACCTTCAACCCACAACTGGTGGTACTGGCCGGCTTCATGCGCATCCTCAGCGCCGGCTTCGTGCGTCACTATCAGGGTCGCCTGTTCAATATCCATCCCTCGCTGCTGCCCAAATACAAAGGGTTACACACTCACCAGCGGGCCCTGGAGGCCGGAGACACGGAGCACGGCTGCTCGGTACACTTTGTCACCGAGGAACTCGATGGCGGACCACTGGTCGTACAGGCAGTAATACCGGTAGAGTTGCACGACACGCCGCACAGCCTGGCGCAACGGGTTCACGCCCGCGAGCACCAGATCTACCCGATGGCCGTGCGTTGGTTTGCCGAAGGACGGCTGACCCTCGACGATCGCGGTGCCTCACTGGA
- the purM gene encoding phosphoribosylformylglycinamidine cyclo-ligase — MSKQPSLSYKDAGVDIDAGEALVERIKSVAKRTARPEVMGGLGGFGALCEIPAGYKQPVLVSGTDGVGTKLRLALNLNKHDSIGIDLVAMCVNDLVVCGAEPLFFLDYYATGKLNVDTAAQVVTGIGAGCELAGCSLVGGETAEMPGMYEGEDYDLAGFCVGVVEKAEIIDGSKVAAGDALLALPSSGPHSNGYSLIRKIIEVSGADIENTQLDGKPLADLLMAPTRIYVKPLLKLIKDTGAVKAMAHITGGGLLDNIPRVLPKGAQAVVDVASWTRPAVFDWLQEKGNVNETEMHRVLNCGVGMVICVAQEHVETALNVLREAGEQPWVIGQIATAAEGAAQVELKNLKAH; from the coding sequence ATGAGCAAGCAACCCTCCCTGAGCTACAAGGACGCCGGTGTAGACATCGACGCCGGTGAAGCATTGGTCGAACGCATCAAGAGCGTCGCCAAGCGCACTGCGCGTCCGGAAGTCATGGGCGGCCTGGGCGGTTTCGGCGCCCTCTGCGAGATCCCGGCCGGCTACAAGCAACCCGTGCTGGTCTCGGGCACCGACGGCGTCGGCACCAAGCTGCGCCTGGCACTGAACCTGAACAAGCACGACAGCATCGGCATCGACCTGGTGGCCATGTGCGTGAACGACCTGGTGGTCTGCGGTGCCGAGCCGCTGTTCTTCCTCGACTACTACGCCACCGGCAAACTGAACGTCGACACCGCCGCCCAGGTCGTGACCGGCATCGGCGCCGGCTGTGAATTGGCCGGCTGCTCGTTGGTCGGCGGTGAAACCGCTGAAATGCCGGGCATGTACGAAGGCGAAGACTACGACCTGGCTGGTTTCTGCGTCGGCGTGGTAGAAAAAGCCGAGATCATCGACGGGTCGAAAGTCGCCGCCGGCGATGCCCTGCTCGCCCTGCCGTCCTCCGGCCCGCACTCCAACGGCTACTCGCTGATCCGCAAGATCATCGAAGTCTCCGGTGCCGACATCGAAAACACCCAGCTCGACGGCAAGCCACTGGCCGACCTGCTGATGGCCCCGACCCGCATCTACGTCAAGCCGCTGCTCAAGCTGATCAAGGACACCGGCGCCGTCAAGGCCATGGCCCACATCACGGGCGGCGGTCTGCTGGACAACATCCCCCGCGTACTGCCAAAAGGCGCCCAAGCCGTGGTCGACGTGGCGAGTTGGACCCGTCCAGCGGTGTTCGACTGGCTGCAAGAGAAAGGCAACGTCAATGAAACCGAAATGCACCGCGTGCTGAACTGCGGCGTGGGCATGGTGATTTGCGTAGCCCAGGAGCACGTCGAGACCGCCCTGAACGTATTGCGTGAAGCCGGCGAGCAGCCTTGGGTCATCGGCCAGATCGCCACCGCCGCCGAAGGTGCTGCCCAGGTCGAGCTGAAAAACCTTAAGGCGCACTGA